From Camelus dromedarius isolate mCamDro1 chromosome 23, mCamDro1.pat, whole genome shotgun sequence, a single genomic window includes:
- the PI4KB gene encoding phosphatidylinositol 4-kinase beta isoform X2, producing MGDTVVEPAPLKPTSEPTSGPPGNNGGSLLSVITEGVGELSVIDPEVAQKACQEVLEKVKLLHGGVAVSSRGAPLELVNGDGVDSEIRCLDDPPAQIREEEDEMGATVTSGTTKGARRRRQNNSAKQSWLLRLFESKLFDISMAISYLYNSKEPGVQAYIGNRLFCFRNEDVDFYLPQLLNMYIHMDEDVGDAIKPYIVHRCRQSINFSLQCALLLGAYSSDMHISTQRHSRGTKLRKLILSDELKPAHRKRELPSLSPAPDTGLSPSKRTHQRSKSDATASISLSSNLKRTASNPKVENEDEELSSSTESIDNSFSSPVRLAPEREFIKSLMAIGKRLATLPTKEQKTQRLISELSLLNHKLPARVWLPTAGFDHHVVRVPHTQAVVLNSKDKAPYLIYVEVLECENFDTTNVPARIPENRIRSTRSVENLPECGITHEQRAGSFSTVPNYDNDDEAWSVDDIGELQVELPEVHTNSCDNISQFSVDSITSQESKEPVFIAAGDIRRRLSEQLAHTPTAFRRDPEDPSAVALKEPWQEKVRRIREGSPYGHLPNWRLLSVIVKCGDDLRQELLAFQVLKQLQSIWEQERVPLWIKPYKILVISADSGMIEPVVNAVSIHQVKKQSQLSLLDYFLQEHGSYTTEAFLSAQRNFVQSCAGYCLVCYLLQVKDRHNGNILLDAEGHIIHIDFGFILSSSPRNLGFETSAFKLTTEFVDVMGGLDGDMFNYYKMLMLQGLIAARKHMDKVVQIVEIMQQGCRRCSGASPSGPVMTVAQVICSQLPCFHGSSTIRNLKERFHMSMTEEQLQLLVEQMVDGSMRSITTKLYDGFQYLTNGIM from the exons ATGGGAGACACGGTAGTGGAACCTGCCCCCCTGAAGCCAACTTCTGAGCCCACTTCTGGCCCACCGGGGAATAATGGGGGCTCCTTGCTAAGCGTCATCACGGAGGGGGTCGGGGAACTGTCAGTGATTGACCCTGAGGTGGCCCAGAAGGCCTGCCAGGAGGTGCTGGAGAAAGTCAAGCTTTTGCACGGAGGCGTGGCCGTCTCTAGCAGAGGCGCCCCGTTGGAGTTGGTCAATGGGGATGGTGTGGACAGTGAGATCCGCTGCCTGGATGATCCACCTGCCCAGAtaagggaagaggaagatgagatGGGGGCCACAGTGACCTCGGGCACAACCAAGGGAGCAAGAAGGCGGCGGCAGAACAACTCAGCCAAACAGTCTTGGCTGCTGAGGCTGTTTGAGTCAAAACTATTTGACATCTCCATGGCCATTTCGTACCTGTATAACTCCAAGGAGCCTGGAGTGCAAGCCTACATCGGCAACCGGCTCTTCTGCTTCCGTAACGAGGACGTGGACTTCTATCTGCCCCAGCTGCTTAACATGTACATCCACATGGATGAGGACGTAGGCGATGCCATCAAGCCCTACATAGTGCACCGCTGTCGCCAGAGCATTAACTTTTCCCTCCAGTGTGCCCTGTTACTCGGGGCCTACTCTTCAGACATGCACATTTCCACTCAGCGACACTCCCGTGGGACCAAGCTACGGAAGCTGATCCTCTCAGATGAGCTGAAGCCGGCTCACCGGAAGAGGGAGCTGCCCTCCTTGAGCCCAGCCCCCGACACAGGGCTGTCTCCCTCTAAAAGGACTCATCAGCGCTCAAAGTCCGATGCCACCGCCAGCATCAGTCTCAGCAGCAACCTGAAACGAACAGCCAGCAACCCGAAAGTGGAGAATGAGGATGAG GAGCTCTCCTCCAGCACCGAGAGTATTGATAATTCATTCAGTTCC CCCGTCAGACTGGCTCCTGAGCGAGAGTTCATCAAGTCCCTGATGGCGATTGGCAAGCGGCTGGCCACGCTCCCCACCAAGGAGCAGAAGACACAGCGGCTGATCTCAGAGCTCTCCCTGCTCAACCATAAGCTCCCTGCCCGAGTCTGGCTGCCCACCGCCGGCTTTGACCACCACGTGGTCCGCGTGCCCCACACCCAGGCTGTTGTCCTCAACTCTAAGGACAAG GCTCCCTACCTGATCTACGTGGAAGTCCTTGAATGTGAAAATTTCGACACCACCAATGTCCCTGCCCGGATCCCCGAGAACCGAATTCGGAGCACCCGGTCTGTGGAGAACCTGCCCGAATGCGGCATCACCCACGAGCAGCGGGCAGGCAGCTTCAGCACGGTGCCCAACTATGACAACGATGACGAGGCCTGGTCGGTGGACGACATAGGCGAGCTGCAGGTGGAG ctccctgaaGTGCACACTAACAGCTGTGACAACATCTCCCAGTTCTCTGTGGACAGCATCACCAGCCAGGAGAGCAAGGAGCCCGTGTTCATTGCAGCAGGTGACATCCG ACGGCGGCTTTCGGAGCAGCTGGCCCACACCCCTACAGCCTTCAGACGAGATCCAGAAGACCCTTCTGCGGTTGCTCTCAAAGAGCCCTGGCAGGAGAAAGTGCG GCGCATCAGAGAGGGCTCCCCCTATGGCCATCTCCCCAATTGGCGGCTCCTGTCCGTCATTGTCAAGTGTGGGGATGACCTTCGGCAGGAGCTACTGGCCTTCCAGGTGTTGAAGCAACTGCAG TCCATTTGGGAACAGGAGCGAGTGCCCCTGTGGATCAAGCCATACAAGATTCTCGTGATTTCGGCCGACAGTGGCATGATTGAGCCAGTGGTCAACGCTGTGTCCATCCACCAGGTGAAGAAACAGTCACAGCTCTCCTTGCTCGATTACTTCCTGCAGGAGCATGGCAGTTACACCACTGAGGCGTTCCTCAGTGCCCAGCGCAATTTTGTGCAAAGTTGTGCTGGCTACTGCTTGGTCTGCTACCTGCTGCAAGTCAAGGACAG ACACAACGGGAACATCCTGCTGGACGCAGAAGGCCACATCATCCACATCGACTTCGGCTTCATCCTGTCCAGCTCGCCCCGAAACCTGGGCTTTGAGACGTCAGCCTTTAAGCTGACCACAGAGTTTGTGGAT gtgATGGGTGGCCTGGATGGGGACATGTTCAACTACTACAAGATGCTGATGCTGCAGGGGCTGATTGCTGCTCGGAAGCACATGGATAAGGTGGTGCAGATCGTGGAGATCATGCAgcaag
- the PI4KB gene encoding phosphatidylinositol 4-kinase beta isoform X1, with the protein MSLEARSLAVTMGDTVVEPAPLKPTSEPTSGPPGNNGGSLLSVITEGVGELSVIDPEVAQKACQEVLEKVKLLHGGVAVSSRGAPLELVNGDGVDSEIRCLDDPPAQIREEEDEMGATVTSGTTKGARRRRQNNSAKQSWLLRLFESKLFDISMAISYLYNSKEPGVQAYIGNRLFCFRNEDVDFYLPQLLNMYIHMDEDVGDAIKPYIVHRCRQSINFSLQCALLLGAYSSDMHISTQRHSRGTKLRKLILSDELKPAHRKRELPSLSPAPDTGLSPSKRTHQRSKSDATASISLSSNLKRTASNPKVENEDEELSSSTESIDNSFSSPVRLAPEREFIKSLMAIGKRLATLPTKEQKTQRLISELSLLNHKLPARVWLPTAGFDHHVVRVPHTQAVVLNSKDKAPYLIYVEVLECENFDTTNVPARIPENRIRSTRSVENLPECGITHEQRAGSFSTVPNYDNDDEAWSVDDIGELQVELPEVHTNSCDNISQFSVDSITSQESKEPVFIAAGDIRRRLSEQLAHTPTAFRRDPEDPSAVALKEPWQEKVRRIREGSPYGHLPNWRLLSVIVKCGDDLRQELLAFQVLKQLQSIWEQERVPLWIKPYKILVISADSGMIEPVVNAVSIHQVKKQSQLSLLDYFLQEHGSYTTEAFLSAQRNFVQSCAGYCLVCYLLQVKDRHNGNILLDAEGHIIHIDFGFILSSSPRNLGFETSAFKLTTEFVDVMGGLDGDMFNYYKMLMLQGLIAARKHMDKVVQIVEIMQQGCRRCSGASPSGPVMTVAQVICSQLPCFHGSSTIRNLKERFHMSMTEEQLQLLVEQMVDGSMRSITTKLYDGFQYLTNGIM; encoded by the exons CTTGGAAGCTCGAAGTCTGGCTGTGACCATGGGAGACACGGTAGTGGAACCTGCCCCCCTGAAGCCAACTTCTGAGCCCACTTCTGGCCCACCGGGGAATAATGGGGGCTCCTTGCTAAGCGTCATCACGGAGGGGGTCGGGGAACTGTCAGTGATTGACCCTGAGGTGGCCCAGAAGGCCTGCCAGGAGGTGCTGGAGAAAGTCAAGCTTTTGCACGGAGGCGTGGCCGTCTCTAGCAGAGGCGCCCCGTTGGAGTTGGTCAATGGGGATGGTGTGGACAGTGAGATCCGCTGCCTGGATGATCCACCTGCCCAGAtaagggaagaggaagatgagatGGGGGCCACAGTGACCTCGGGCACAACCAAGGGAGCAAGAAGGCGGCGGCAGAACAACTCAGCCAAACAGTCTTGGCTGCTGAGGCTGTTTGAGTCAAAACTATTTGACATCTCCATGGCCATTTCGTACCTGTATAACTCCAAGGAGCCTGGAGTGCAAGCCTACATCGGCAACCGGCTCTTCTGCTTCCGTAACGAGGACGTGGACTTCTATCTGCCCCAGCTGCTTAACATGTACATCCACATGGATGAGGACGTAGGCGATGCCATCAAGCCCTACATAGTGCACCGCTGTCGCCAGAGCATTAACTTTTCCCTCCAGTGTGCCCTGTTACTCGGGGCCTACTCTTCAGACATGCACATTTCCACTCAGCGACACTCCCGTGGGACCAAGCTACGGAAGCTGATCCTCTCAGATGAGCTGAAGCCGGCTCACCGGAAGAGGGAGCTGCCCTCCTTGAGCCCAGCCCCCGACACAGGGCTGTCTCCCTCTAAAAGGACTCATCAGCGCTCAAAGTCCGATGCCACCGCCAGCATCAGTCTCAGCAGCAACCTGAAACGAACAGCCAGCAACCCGAAAGTGGAGAATGAGGATGAG GAGCTCTCCTCCAGCACCGAGAGTATTGATAATTCATTCAGTTCC CCCGTCAGACTGGCTCCTGAGCGAGAGTTCATCAAGTCCCTGATGGCGATTGGCAAGCGGCTGGCCACGCTCCCCACCAAGGAGCAGAAGACACAGCGGCTGATCTCAGAGCTCTCCCTGCTCAACCATAAGCTCCCTGCCCGAGTCTGGCTGCCCACCGCCGGCTTTGACCACCACGTGGTCCGCGTGCCCCACACCCAGGCTGTTGTCCTCAACTCTAAGGACAAG GCTCCCTACCTGATCTACGTGGAAGTCCTTGAATGTGAAAATTTCGACACCACCAATGTCCCTGCCCGGATCCCCGAGAACCGAATTCGGAGCACCCGGTCTGTGGAGAACCTGCCCGAATGCGGCATCACCCACGAGCAGCGGGCAGGCAGCTTCAGCACGGTGCCCAACTATGACAACGATGACGAGGCCTGGTCGGTGGACGACATAGGCGAGCTGCAGGTGGAG ctccctgaaGTGCACACTAACAGCTGTGACAACATCTCCCAGTTCTCTGTGGACAGCATCACCAGCCAGGAGAGCAAGGAGCCCGTGTTCATTGCAGCAGGTGACATCCG ACGGCGGCTTTCGGAGCAGCTGGCCCACACCCCTACAGCCTTCAGACGAGATCCAGAAGACCCTTCTGCGGTTGCTCTCAAAGAGCCCTGGCAGGAGAAAGTGCG GCGCATCAGAGAGGGCTCCCCCTATGGCCATCTCCCCAATTGGCGGCTCCTGTCCGTCATTGTCAAGTGTGGGGATGACCTTCGGCAGGAGCTACTGGCCTTCCAGGTGTTGAAGCAACTGCAG TCCATTTGGGAACAGGAGCGAGTGCCCCTGTGGATCAAGCCATACAAGATTCTCGTGATTTCGGCCGACAGTGGCATGATTGAGCCAGTGGTCAACGCTGTGTCCATCCACCAGGTGAAGAAACAGTCACAGCTCTCCTTGCTCGATTACTTCCTGCAGGAGCATGGCAGTTACACCACTGAGGCGTTCCTCAGTGCCCAGCGCAATTTTGTGCAAAGTTGTGCTGGCTACTGCTTGGTCTGCTACCTGCTGCAAGTCAAGGACAG ACACAACGGGAACATCCTGCTGGACGCAGAAGGCCACATCATCCACATCGACTTCGGCTTCATCCTGTCCAGCTCGCCCCGAAACCTGGGCTTTGAGACGTCAGCCTTTAAGCTGACCACAGAGTTTGTGGAT gtgATGGGTGGCCTGGATGGGGACATGTTCAACTACTACAAGATGCTGATGCTGCAGGGGCTGATTGCTGCTCGGAAGCACATGGATAAGGTGGTGCAGATCGTGGAGATCATGCAgcaag
- the PI4KB gene encoding phosphatidylinositol 4-kinase beta isoform X4, whose product MSLEARSLAVTMGDTVVEPAPLKPTSEPTSGPPGNNGGSLLSVITEGVGELSVIDPEVAQKACQEVLEKVKLLHGGVAVSSRGAPLELVNGDGVDSEIRCLDDPPAQIREEEDEMGATVTSGTTKGARRRRQNNSAKQSWLLRLFESKLFDISMAISYLYNSKEPGVQAYIGNRLFCFRNEDVDFYLPQLLNMYIHMDEDVGDAIKPYIVHRCRQSINFSLQCALLLGAYSSDMHISTQRHSRGTKLRKLILSDELKPAHRKRELPSLSPAPDTGLSPSKRTHQRSKSDATASISLSSNLKRTASNPKVENEDEELSSSTESIDNSFSSPVRLAPEREFIKSLMAIGKRLATLPTKEQKTQRLISELSLLNHKLPARVWLPTAGFDHHVVRVPHTQAVVLNSKDKAPYLIYVEVLECENFDTTNVPARIPENRIRSTRSVENLPECGITHEQRAGSFSTVPNYDNDDEAWSVDDIGELQVELPEVHTNSCDNISQFSVDSITSQESKEPVFIAAGDIRRRLSEQLAHTPTAFRRDPEDPSAVALKEPWQEKVRRIREGSPYGHLPNWRLLSVIVKCGDDLRQELLAFQVLKQLQSIWEQERVPLWIKPYKILVISADSGMIEPVVNAVSIHQVKKQSQLSLLDYFLQEHGSYTTEAFLSAQRNFVQSCAGYCLVCYLLQVKDRHNGNILLDAEGHIIHIDFGFILSSSPRNLGFETSAFKLTTEFVDVMGGLDGDMFNYYKMLMLQGLIAARKHMDKVVQIVEIMQQGSQLPCFHGSSTIRNLKERFHMSMTEEQLQLLVEQMVDGSMRSITTKLYDGFQYLTNGIM is encoded by the exons CTTGGAAGCTCGAAGTCTGGCTGTGACCATGGGAGACACGGTAGTGGAACCTGCCCCCCTGAAGCCAACTTCTGAGCCCACTTCTGGCCCACCGGGGAATAATGGGGGCTCCTTGCTAAGCGTCATCACGGAGGGGGTCGGGGAACTGTCAGTGATTGACCCTGAGGTGGCCCAGAAGGCCTGCCAGGAGGTGCTGGAGAAAGTCAAGCTTTTGCACGGAGGCGTGGCCGTCTCTAGCAGAGGCGCCCCGTTGGAGTTGGTCAATGGGGATGGTGTGGACAGTGAGATCCGCTGCCTGGATGATCCACCTGCCCAGAtaagggaagaggaagatgagatGGGGGCCACAGTGACCTCGGGCACAACCAAGGGAGCAAGAAGGCGGCGGCAGAACAACTCAGCCAAACAGTCTTGGCTGCTGAGGCTGTTTGAGTCAAAACTATTTGACATCTCCATGGCCATTTCGTACCTGTATAACTCCAAGGAGCCTGGAGTGCAAGCCTACATCGGCAACCGGCTCTTCTGCTTCCGTAACGAGGACGTGGACTTCTATCTGCCCCAGCTGCTTAACATGTACATCCACATGGATGAGGACGTAGGCGATGCCATCAAGCCCTACATAGTGCACCGCTGTCGCCAGAGCATTAACTTTTCCCTCCAGTGTGCCCTGTTACTCGGGGCCTACTCTTCAGACATGCACATTTCCACTCAGCGACACTCCCGTGGGACCAAGCTACGGAAGCTGATCCTCTCAGATGAGCTGAAGCCGGCTCACCGGAAGAGGGAGCTGCCCTCCTTGAGCCCAGCCCCCGACACAGGGCTGTCTCCCTCTAAAAGGACTCATCAGCGCTCAAAGTCCGATGCCACCGCCAGCATCAGTCTCAGCAGCAACCTGAAACGAACAGCCAGCAACCCGAAAGTGGAGAATGAGGATGAG GAGCTCTCCTCCAGCACCGAGAGTATTGATAATTCATTCAGTTCC CCCGTCAGACTGGCTCCTGAGCGAGAGTTCATCAAGTCCCTGATGGCGATTGGCAAGCGGCTGGCCACGCTCCCCACCAAGGAGCAGAAGACACAGCGGCTGATCTCAGAGCTCTCCCTGCTCAACCATAAGCTCCCTGCCCGAGTCTGGCTGCCCACCGCCGGCTTTGACCACCACGTGGTCCGCGTGCCCCACACCCAGGCTGTTGTCCTCAACTCTAAGGACAAG GCTCCCTACCTGATCTACGTGGAAGTCCTTGAATGTGAAAATTTCGACACCACCAATGTCCCTGCCCGGATCCCCGAGAACCGAATTCGGAGCACCCGGTCTGTGGAGAACCTGCCCGAATGCGGCATCACCCACGAGCAGCGGGCAGGCAGCTTCAGCACGGTGCCCAACTATGACAACGATGACGAGGCCTGGTCGGTGGACGACATAGGCGAGCTGCAGGTGGAG ctccctgaaGTGCACACTAACAGCTGTGACAACATCTCCCAGTTCTCTGTGGACAGCATCACCAGCCAGGAGAGCAAGGAGCCCGTGTTCATTGCAGCAGGTGACATCCG ACGGCGGCTTTCGGAGCAGCTGGCCCACACCCCTACAGCCTTCAGACGAGATCCAGAAGACCCTTCTGCGGTTGCTCTCAAAGAGCCCTGGCAGGAGAAAGTGCG GCGCATCAGAGAGGGCTCCCCCTATGGCCATCTCCCCAATTGGCGGCTCCTGTCCGTCATTGTCAAGTGTGGGGATGACCTTCGGCAGGAGCTACTGGCCTTCCAGGTGTTGAAGCAACTGCAG TCCATTTGGGAACAGGAGCGAGTGCCCCTGTGGATCAAGCCATACAAGATTCTCGTGATTTCGGCCGACAGTGGCATGATTGAGCCAGTGGTCAACGCTGTGTCCATCCACCAGGTGAAGAAACAGTCACAGCTCTCCTTGCTCGATTACTTCCTGCAGGAGCATGGCAGTTACACCACTGAGGCGTTCCTCAGTGCCCAGCGCAATTTTGTGCAAAGTTGTGCTGGCTACTGCTTGGTCTGCTACCTGCTGCAAGTCAAGGACAG ACACAACGGGAACATCCTGCTGGACGCAGAAGGCCACATCATCCACATCGACTTCGGCTTCATCCTGTCCAGCTCGCCCCGAAACCTGGGCTTTGAGACGTCAGCCTTTAAGCTGACCACAGAGTTTGTGGAT gtgATGGGTGGCCTGGATGGGGACATGTTCAACTACTACAAGATGCTGATGCTGCAGGGGCTGATTGCTGCTCGGAAGCACATGGATAAGGTGGTGCAGATCGTGGAGATCATGCAgcaag
- the PI4KB gene encoding phosphatidylinositol 4-kinase beta isoform X3, whose amino-acid sequence MSLEARSLAVTMGDTVVEPAPLKPTSEPTSGPPGNNGGSLLSVITEGVGELSVIDPEVAQKACQEVLEKVKLLHGGVAVSSRGAPLELVNGDGVDSEIRCLDDPPAQIREEEDEMGATVTSGTTKGARRRRQNNSAKQSWLLRLFESKLFDISMAISYLYNSKEPGVQAYIGNRLFCFRNEDVDFYLPQLLNMYIHMDEDVGDAIKPYIVHRCRQSINFSLQCALLLGAYSSDMHISTQRHSRGTKLRKLILSDELKPAHRKRELPSLSPAPDTGLSPSKRTHQRSKSDATASISLSSNLKRTASNPKVENEDEPVRLAPEREFIKSLMAIGKRLATLPTKEQKTQRLISELSLLNHKLPARVWLPTAGFDHHVVRVPHTQAVVLNSKDKAPYLIYVEVLECENFDTTNVPARIPENRIRSTRSVENLPECGITHEQRAGSFSTVPNYDNDDEAWSVDDIGELQVELPEVHTNSCDNISQFSVDSITSQESKEPVFIAAGDIRRRLSEQLAHTPTAFRRDPEDPSAVALKEPWQEKVRRIREGSPYGHLPNWRLLSVIVKCGDDLRQELLAFQVLKQLQSIWEQERVPLWIKPYKILVISADSGMIEPVVNAVSIHQVKKQSQLSLLDYFLQEHGSYTTEAFLSAQRNFVQSCAGYCLVCYLLQVKDRHNGNILLDAEGHIIHIDFGFILSSSPRNLGFETSAFKLTTEFVDVMGGLDGDMFNYYKMLMLQGLIAARKHMDKVVQIVEIMQQGCRRCSGASPSGPVMTVAQVICSQLPCFHGSSTIRNLKERFHMSMTEEQLQLLVEQMVDGSMRSITTKLYDGFQYLTNGIM is encoded by the exons CTTGGAAGCTCGAAGTCTGGCTGTGACCATGGGAGACACGGTAGTGGAACCTGCCCCCCTGAAGCCAACTTCTGAGCCCACTTCTGGCCCACCGGGGAATAATGGGGGCTCCTTGCTAAGCGTCATCACGGAGGGGGTCGGGGAACTGTCAGTGATTGACCCTGAGGTGGCCCAGAAGGCCTGCCAGGAGGTGCTGGAGAAAGTCAAGCTTTTGCACGGAGGCGTGGCCGTCTCTAGCAGAGGCGCCCCGTTGGAGTTGGTCAATGGGGATGGTGTGGACAGTGAGATCCGCTGCCTGGATGATCCACCTGCCCAGAtaagggaagaggaagatgagatGGGGGCCACAGTGACCTCGGGCACAACCAAGGGAGCAAGAAGGCGGCGGCAGAACAACTCAGCCAAACAGTCTTGGCTGCTGAGGCTGTTTGAGTCAAAACTATTTGACATCTCCATGGCCATTTCGTACCTGTATAACTCCAAGGAGCCTGGAGTGCAAGCCTACATCGGCAACCGGCTCTTCTGCTTCCGTAACGAGGACGTGGACTTCTATCTGCCCCAGCTGCTTAACATGTACATCCACATGGATGAGGACGTAGGCGATGCCATCAAGCCCTACATAGTGCACCGCTGTCGCCAGAGCATTAACTTTTCCCTCCAGTGTGCCCTGTTACTCGGGGCCTACTCTTCAGACATGCACATTTCCACTCAGCGACACTCCCGTGGGACCAAGCTACGGAAGCTGATCCTCTCAGATGAGCTGAAGCCGGCTCACCGGAAGAGGGAGCTGCCCTCCTTGAGCCCAGCCCCCGACACAGGGCTGTCTCCCTCTAAAAGGACTCATCAGCGCTCAAAGTCCGATGCCACCGCCAGCATCAGTCTCAGCAGCAACCTGAAACGAACAGCCAGCAACCCGAAAGTGGAGAATGAGGATGAG CCCGTCAGACTGGCTCCTGAGCGAGAGTTCATCAAGTCCCTGATGGCGATTGGCAAGCGGCTGGCCACGCTCCCCACCAAGGAGCAGAAGACACAGCGGCTGATCTCAGAGCTCTCCCTGCTCAACCATAAGCTCCCTGCCCGAGTCTGGCTGCCCACCGCCGGCTTTGACCACCACGTGGTCCGCGTGCCCCACACCCAGGCTGTTGTCCTCAACTCTAAGGACAAG GCTCCCTACCTGATCTACGTGGAAGTCCTTGAATGTGAAAATTTCGACACCACCAATGTCCCTGCCCGGATCCCCGAGAACCGAATTCGGAGCACCCGGTCTGTGGAGAACCTGCCCGAATGCGGCATCACCCACGAGCAGCGGGCAGGCAGCTTCAGCACGGTGCCCAACTATGACAACGATGACGAGGCCTGGTCGGTGGACGACATAGGCGAGCTGCAGGTGGAG ctccctgaaGTGCACACTAACAGCTGTGACAACATCTCCCAGTTCTCTGTGGACAGCATCACCAGCCAGGAGAGCAAGGAGCCCGTGTTCATTGCAGCAGGTGACATCCG ACGGCGGCTTTCGGAGCAGCTGGCCCACACCCCTACAGCCTTCAGACGAGATCCAGAAGACCCTTCTGCGGTTGCTCTCAAAGAGCCCTGGCAGGAGAAAGTGCG GCGCATCAGAGAGGGCTCCCCCTATGGCCATCTCCCCAATTGGCGGCTCCTGTCCGTCATTGTCAAGTGTGGGGATGACCTTCGGCAGGAGCTACTGGCCTTCCAGGTGTTGAAGCAACTGCAG TCCATTTGGGAACAGGAGCGAGTGCCCCTGTGGATCAAGCCATACAAGATTCTCGTGATTTCGGCCGACAGTGGCATGATTGAGCCAGTGGTCAACGCTGTGTCCATCCACCAGGTGAAGAAACAGTCACAGCTCTCCTTGCTCGATTACTTCCTGCAGGAGCATGGCAGTTACACCACTGAGGCGTTCCTCAGTGCCCAGCGCAATTTTGTGCAAAGTTGTGCTGGCTACTGCTTGGTCTGCTACCTGCTGCAAGTCAAGGACAG ACACAACGGGAACATCCTGCTGGACGCAGAAGGCCACATCATCCACATCGACTTCGGCTTCATCCTGTCCAGCTCGCCCCGAAACCTGGGCTTTGAGACGTCAGCCTTTAAGCTGACCACAGAGTTTGTGGAT gtgATGGGTGGCCTGGATGGGGACATGTTCAACTACTACAAGATGCTGATGCTGCAGGGGCTGATTGCTGCTCGGAAGCACATGGATAAGGTGGTGCAGATCGTGGAGATCATGCAgcaag